A region from the Streptomyces lydicus genome encodes:
- a CDS encoding uracil-DNA glycosylase, translating to MLPESWRGVLGEELEKPYFKELTDFVEQERAAGPVYPPREQVFAALEATPYDQVKVLILGQDPYHGAGQGHGLCFSVQPGVKTPPSLRNIYKEMKEELGHPVPDNGYLMPWARQGVLLLNAVLTVREGEANSHKGKGWEKVTDAVIRAVASRPDPAVFVLWGNYAKKKLPLIDTERHAVVQGAHPSPLSAKKFFGSRPFTQIDAAVAAQGHTPIDWRISDLG from the coding sequence ATGCTGCCCGAATCCTGGCGCGGGGTCCTCGGCGAGGAGTTGGAGAAGCCCTATTTCAAGGAGCTCACGGACTTCGTCGAGCAGGAGCGGGCCGCCGGTCCTGTCTACCCGCCCCGCGAGCAGGTCTTCGCGGCGCTGGAGGCGACGCCCTACGACCAGGTGAAGGTGCTCATCCTGGGCCAGGACCCGTACCACGGCGCGGGCCAGGGCCACGGCCTGTGTTTCTCCGTGCAGCCCGGTGTCAAGACACCGCCGTCGCTGCGGAACATCTACAAGGAGATGAAGGAGGAGCTCGGCCACCCGGTTCCGGACAACGGCTATCTGATGCCCTGGGCTCGCCAGGGAGTGCTGCTGCTGAACGCCGTCCTCACGGTCCGCGAGGGCGAGGCGAACTCCCACAAGGGCAAGGGATGGGAGAAGGTCACCGACGCGGTCATCCGTGCCGTGGCCTCCCGGCCCGACCCGGCGGTCTTCGTGCTCTGGGGGAATTACGCCAAGAAGAAGCTGCCGCTGATCGACACCGAGCGGCATGCCGTGGTGCAGGGTGCGCACCCCTCCCCGCTCTCGGCGAAGAAGTTCTTCGGCTCCCGCCCCTTCACCCAGATCGATGCGGCGGTCGCCGCACAGGGGCATACCCCGATCGACTGGCGGATTTCTGACCTGGGCTGA
- the lnt gene encoding apolipoprotein N-acyltransferase, producing MDTPPGRPARWLGSPWTRGAAAALAGAVPALTFPAPSWWWLAYVALVPWLLLVRSAPTRRRAALDGWLGGTGFMLAVHQWLLPSLHVFILVLALLLGALWAPWGVLVRALLGDAPPAGGAAREGPARTRSGEASAAGRRRARRGRCAAALVLVPSGWLMVELVRSWEYLGGPWGLLGSSQWQVPPALRLASVGGVWLVSLLVVTVNTAVAELIARPAARLPAVAGLLVCALAATVAWFWAPVPRITGTVRVAVVQPNRTGTPAARLDRSEALTRSLAGRGVRLIVWGESSLYTDPADHPALAARLAALSRRTGAELLINADSAHADRPGISKSAVLIGPDGPTGDRYAKMRLVPFGEYIPFRSVLGWATRVGKAAPSDRLRGTRQVVMPVAAAGGLRIGPLVCFETAFPDMSRHLARDGARVLVAQSSTSTFQDSWAPAQHASLGALRAAENWRPMVHATLTGISAVYGPRGEPIGERLGTDRSAAAVYDLPLAAGTSPYTRFGDWAVYGAMGALVLAGGYAGLRALSRRTGRARR from the coding sequence ATGGACACACCGCCAGGCCGTCCGGCGCGGTGGCTCGGCTCCCCCTGGACCCGGGGGGCGGCCGCCGCGCTCGCCGGTGCGGTGCCGGCCCTCACCTTCCCCGCGCCGTCATGGTGGTGGCTGGCGTATGTCGCGCTGGTGCCCTGGCTGCTGCTGGTGCGGTCGGCACCGACCCGCCGGCGGGCGGCGCTGGACGGCTGGCTGGGCGGCACCGGCTTCATGCTGGCCGTCCACCAGTGGCTGCTGCCCAGCCTGCATGTCTTCATCCTGGTGCTCGCCCTGCTGCTCGGTGCGCTCTGGGCCCCCTGGGGGGTGCTGGTACGCGCGCTGCTGGGTGACGCGCCCCCGGCGGGCGGGGCGGCGCGCGAGGGTCCCGCGCGGACGAGGTCCGGGGAAGCCTCTGCCGCAGGACGGCGGCGGGCGAGGCGCGGACGGTGCGCCGCCGCGCTGGTGCTGGTGCCCTCGGGCTGGCTGATGGTCGAACTGGTCCGCTCCTGGGAGTACTTGGGCGGCCCCTGGGGGCTGCTGGGCTCCAGCCAGTGGCAGGTGCCGCCCGCGCTGCGGCTGGCGTCGGTCGGCGGGGTGTGGCTGGTGAGCCTGCTGGTGGTGACGGTGAACACGGCGGTGGCCGAGCTGATCGCCCGCCCGGCGGCACGGCTGCCCGCCGTCGCCGGGCTGCTGGTGTGCGCGCTGGCGGCCACCGTGGCCTGGTTCTGGGCGCCGGTCCCCCGCATCACCGGCACGGTGCGGGTCGCGGTCGTCCAGCCGAACCGGACCGGCACCCCCGCCGCCCGCCTGGACCGCAGCGAGGCCCTGACCCGGTCGCTGGCGGGCCGCGGGGTACGCCTGATCGTCTGGGGCGAGAGCAGCCTCTACACGGACCCGGCGGACCACCCGGCCCTCGCCGCCCGCCTCGCCGCCCTCTCCCGGCGGACCGGTGCCGAGCTGCTGATCAACGCCGACTCCGCGCACGCCGACCGGCCGGGCATCTCCAAGAGCGCGGTCCTGATCGGCCCGGACGGACCCACCGGGGACCGCTACGCCAAGATGCGGCTGGTGCCCTTCGGCGAGTACATACCGTTCCGGTCCGTACTGGGCTGGGCGACGCGGGTGGGCAAGGCGGCCCCCAGCGACCGGCTGCGCGGCACCCGCCAGGTGGTGATGCCGGTCGCCGCCGCGGGCGGACTGCGCATCGGGCCGCTGGTGTGCTTCGAGACCGCCTTTCCCGACATGAGCCGCCATCTGGCGCGCGACGGCGCGCGGGTGCTGGTCGCCCAGTCCTCGACCTCGACCTTCCAGGACAGCTGGGCGCCCGCCCAGCATGCGTCACTGGGTGCGCTGCGCGCCGCGGAGAACTGGCGGCCCATGGTGCACGCCACGCTCACCGGCATCAGCGCGGTGTACGGCCCCCGGGGCGAGCCGATCGGCGAACGGCTCGGCACCGACCGCAGTGCGGCGGCCGTCTACGATCTGCCGCTGGCCGCGGGCACCAGCCCGTACACCCGGTTCGGCGACTGGGCGGTGTACGGGGCGATGGGTGCGCTGGTGCTCGCCGGCGGGTACGCCGGGCTGCGGGCGCTCAGCAGGCGGACTGGGCGAGCGCGTCGGTGA
- a CDS encoding Gfo/Idh/MocA family protein: MKVGCIGLGDIAQKAYLPVLGTQPGLELHLHTRTPATLERVGAAHRLTPGQLHSDLDSLLATGLDAAFVHAATAAHPEIVNRLIEAGVPTYVDKPLSYELATSQRLVARAEERGVGLTVGFNRRFAPAYAQCREHARDLILMQKNRIGLPEDPRTLVLDDFIHVVDTLRFLVPGEIDHIDVRARIRDGLMQHVVLQLSGDGFTALGTMNRLSGSAEERLEVSGQDTKREVVNLAEVIDHKGQPSIRRRGDWVPVARQRGIEQIVLAFLDDVRAGRQSSAEDALRTHELCERVITDALAQSAC, encoded by the coding sequence GTGAAGGTCGGCTGCATCGGACTCGGCGACATCGCCCAGAAGGCGTATCTCCCCGTGCTGGGTACCCAACCCGGGCTCGAACTGCATCTGCACACCCGCACCCCGGCCACCCTGGAACGCGTCGGTGCCGCTCACCGGCTGACCCCGGGGCAGCTGCACAGCGACCTGGACTCGCTGCTCGCCACCGGCCTGGACGCGGCCTTCGTGCACGCCGCCACCGCGGCCCACCCCGAGATCGTGAACCGGCTGATCGAGGCAGGTGTGCCGACCTATGTCGACAAGCCGCTCTCCTACGAACTCGCCACCTCCCAGCGCCTCGTCGCGCGCGCCGAAGAGCGCGGTGTGGGCCTCACCGTCGGCTTCAACCGCCGGTTCGCTCCCGCCTACGCCCAGTGCCGCGAGCACGCCCGCGATCTGATCCTGATGCAGAAGAACCGGATCGGGCTGCCCGAGGACCCGCGCACGCTCGTGCTGGACGACTTCATCCACGTCGTGGACACCCTGCGGTTCCTCGTCCCCGGCGAGATCGACCACATCGATGTGCGCGCCCGGATCCGTGACGGGCTGATGCAGCATGTGGTGCTGCAGCTCTCCGGCGACGGCTTCACCGCGCTCGGCACCATGAACCGCCTGAGCGGGTCGGCCGAGGAACGCCTCGAAGTGTCCGGACAGGACACCAAGCGCGAGGTCGTGAACCTCGCCGAGGTGATCGACCACAAGGGGCAGCCGAGCATCCGGCGCCGCGGCGACTGGGTGCCGGTCGCCCGGCAGCGCGGCATCGAGCAGATCGTCCTGGCGTTCCTGGACGACGTACGAGCCGGCCGGCAGTCGTCCGCCGAGGACGCCCTGCGCACCCATGAGCTGTGCGAACGGGTGATCACCGACGCGCTCGCCCAGTCCGCCTGCTGA
- a CDS encoding nuclear transport factor 2 family protein: protein MTQRAEHSTVMDRLALDDLITGYAIAVDDGDWPGYRALFTPDGRADYRSAGGIEGGVEEIAAWLGEMLQHFVIRQHLIVNRRITLARRDGAPGDAATVQADYLNPMRLAGPATEGGGGPTAPNYTCAGRYEFTARRTADGWRLTGVVVHEKWREVWADSE from the coding sequence ATGACGCAGCGCGCGGAACACTCCACTGTCATGGACCGCCTCGCCCTCGACGATCTGATCACCGGGTACGCCATCGCCGTGGACGACGGTGACTGGCCCGGCTACCGGGCCCTGTTCACCCCGGACGGCCGGGCCGACTACCGCTCGGCGGGCGGCATCGAGGGCGGCGTGGAGGAGATCGCCGCCTGGCTCGGCGAGATGCTGCAGCACTTCGTCATCCGGCAGCATCTGATCGTCAACCGCCGCATCACGCTCGCCCGCCGGGACGGCGCTCCCGGGGACGCCGCAACGGTCCAGGCCGACTACCTCAACCCGATGCGGCTCGCCGGCCCCGCGACGGAGGGCGGGGGCGGCCCGACCGCGCCCAATTACACCTGCGCAGGACGCTATGAGTTCACCGCCCGGCGCACCGCCGACGGCTGGCGGCTGACCGGCGTCGTCGTCCACGAGAAGTGGCGTGAGGTGTGGGCCGACAGTGAGTGA
- a CDS encoding TetR/AcrR family transcriptional regulator: MDSRSGRAPAPATRRQLIADTALTLLAECGMRGLTHRAVDEAAGLPQGSTSNLARTRAALLETAVRRLAEREAAVLTPRELPGAPTQGAGTAPRPDDAVAAVAGAVSLALHRYLSRHRQLLIARYELALEATRRPELRAVYDRAGRAFREPMTAMLAAAGSAEPERHALSMVAWCDGVLFSCTAGQFHAAVPTRDALRTSCAELLDGMLRR, translated from the coding sequence ATGGACTCCCGCAGCGGCCGCGCCCCGGCGCCCGCCACTCGCCGCCAACTGATCGCCGATACGGCGCTGACGCTGCTCGCCGAGTGCGGGATGCGCGGGCTGACCCACCGGGCGGTGGACGAGGCGGCCGGCCTGCCGCAGGGCTCCACCTCGAATCTCGCCCGCACCCGGGCGGCCCTGCTGGAGACGGCGGTACGGCGGCTGGCCGAGCGGGAGGCGGCCGTGCTGACGCCCCGTGAGCTGCCCGGGGCGCCGACGCAAGGGGCTGGGACGGCGCCGCGGCCGGACGACGCCGTGGCGGCGGTCGCCGGGGCGGTCTCCCTGGCGCTGCACCGCTATCTCTCCCGGCACCGGCAGCTGCTCATCGCCCGTTACGAACTGGCCCTGGAAGCCACCCGCAGGCCCGAGCTGCGGGCGGTCTACGACCGGGCGGGGAGGGCCTTCCGGGAGCCGATGACAGCGATGCTGGCGGCGGCCGGTTCCGCCGAGCCCGAGCGGCATGCGCTGAGCATGGTCGCGTGGTGCGACGGAGTGCTGTTCTCCTGTACCGCCGGACAGTTCCATGCGGCCGTCCCCACCCGTGACGCACTACGCACGTCCTGCGCGGAGCTGCTCGACGGCATGCTGCGGCGGTGA
- a CDS encoding sensor histidine kinase produces the protein MAAVGSDHDPGRALGRIAETAASLTGARHAAVSLRDEDGDGPGEPVAHGALPEGEPPAGGFLEVPVQVQGELFGTLYVAGKGDGEQFSDADLHLVRILATEAGIALSNARLHSAARQRRHWIDGAASITTALLAGPETGSTTTNALTVVAEKGRELAEAATGSVLLPHAEGGMEVVAISTVLSEAVRTEAYRGRIPPRSPVVHQLYAGLAVFSDDFADDPRSISPISRHYGPTMLLPLRSSGRVLGALALCRMSGDRRFSHTERTLGTQFAAQAAVALVLADRHRDRERLAVFEDRDRIARDLHDLVIQRLFATGMLLETARRKALVPEVQEGLGQAVDELDATIQEIRTAIIALQQGPSEAPPGLRTRVLREAGAATAALGTRPSVRFAGPVDTRVDDRSARALLAALREALADVTAPAPAPSQPPARVEIAVDVTAPLPDGRPGIRLTVTGPDGAGRPVIWERPLRGGIDA, from the coding sequence ATGGCGGCCGTCGGCTCCGACCACGATCCGGGCCGCGCGCTGGGCCGTATCGCCGAGACCGCCGCCTCCCTCACCGGTGCGCGGCACGCCGCCGTCAGCCTGCGCGACGAGGACGGCGACGGGCCCGGCGAGCCGGTCGCCCACGGCGCACTCCCCGAGGGCGAGCCGCCCGCCGGAGGCTTTCTGGAGGTGCCCGTCCAGGTACAGGGGGAGCTGTTCGGCACGCTGTACGTCGCGGGGAAGGGCGACGGCGAGCAGTTCAGCGACGCGGATCTGCACCTGGTGCGGATACTGGCCACCGAGGCCGGTATCGCCCTGAGCAATGCCCGGCTGCACTCCGCCGCCCGGCAGCGCCGACACTGGATCGACGGCGCGGCATCGATCACCACGGCACTGCTGGCCGGGCCCGAGACCGGCTCGACGACCACCAACGCCCTCACGGTCGTCGCGGAGAAGGGCCGGGAACTGGCCGAGGCGGCGACCGGATCGGTCCTGCTGCCGCACGCCGAGGGCGGTATGGAGGTCGTGGCGATCTCCACCGTCCTGTCCGAGGCCGTACGGACCGAGGCGTACCGCGGCAGGATTCCGCCCCGGAGTCCGGTCGTCCACCAGCTGTACGCCGGGCTCGCGGTCTTCTCCGACGACTTCGCCGACGACCCGCGCTCGATCTCCCCGATATCGCGGCACTACGGCCCGACGATGCTGCTGCCCCTGCGCAGCAGCGGGCGGGTGCTGGGCGCCCTCGCGCTGTGCCGGATGTCCGGCGACCGCCGCTTCAGTCACACCGAACGGACCCTGGGGACACAGTTCGCCGCGCAGGCCGCGGTGGCGCTCGTACTGGCCGACCGGCACCGGGACCGCGAGCGGCTGGCCGTCTTCGAGGACCGCGACCGGATCGCCCGCGATCTGCACGATCTGGTCATCCAGCGGCTGTTCGCCACCGGGATGCTGCTGGAGACCGCCCGGCGCAAGGCGCTGGTGCCGGAGGTGCAGGAGGGGTTGGGCCAGGCGGTCGACGAGCTGGACGCCACGATCCAGGAGATCAGAACGGCCATCATCGCGCTGCAGCAGGGACCGTCCGAGGCTCCGCCCGGGCTGCGCACCCGCGTGCTGCGGGAGGCCGGCGCGGCCACCGCGGCGCTCGGCACCCGGCCGTCGGTCCGGTTCGCCGGACCGGTCGACACCCGGGTCGACGACCGGAGCGCCCGTGCGCTGCTGGCCGCACTCCGCGAGGCGCTGGCGGACGTGACCGCCCCGGCCCCGGCACCGTCACAGCCACCGGCCCGGGTGGAGATCGCCGTGGACGTCACCGCCCCGCTCCCCGACGGCCGGCCGGGCATCCGGCTGACGGTGACCGGCCCGGACGGCGCCGGACGGCCCGTGATCTGGGAGCGTCCGCTCCGGGGCGGCATCGACGCCTGA
- a CDS encoding SDR family oxidoreductase produces the protein MTEQDSGLPELTGKVALVTGGSRGIGYGIAEALVARGDRVVITGRNEDTLKEAVGKLGTDRAIGVAGKAHDEAHQAAAVERAMETFGRVDYLVNNAGTNPVFGPIADLDLGVARKVFETNVVSALGFAQRTWHAWQKDNGGAIVNIASIAGLNASPFVGAYGISKAAMVNLTLQLGHEFAPGVRVNAIAPAVVKTKFAAALYENREEEAAAGYPLGRLGVPEDIGGAAAFLLSDAAGWITGQTLVVDGGLFLNVGV, from the coding sequence ATGACCGAGCAGGACAGCGGGCTCCCCGAGCTCACCGGCAAGGTGGCGCTGGTCACCGGCGGCAGCCGAGGCATCGGCTACGGCATCGCCGAGGCACTGGTGGCCCGCGGCGACCGGGTCGTCATCACCGGCCGCAACGAGGACACCCTCAAGGAGGCCGTCGGGAAGCTGGGCACGGACCGGGCGATCGGCGTCGCCGGCAAGGCGCACGACGAGGCCCACCAGGCCGCCGCCGTCGAGCGCGCGATGGAGACCTTCGGCCGGGTCGACTACCTCGTCAACAACGCCGGTACGAACCCGGTGTTCGGTCCCATCGCCGACCTCGACCTCGGCGTCGCGCGCAAGGTGTTCGAGACCAATGTCGTCTCGGCGCTGGGCTTCGCGCAGCGCACCTGGCACGCCTGGCAGAAGGACAACGGCGGGGCGATCGTCAACATCGCCTCGATCGCCGGCCTCAACGCCTCGCCCTTCGTCGGTGCGTACGGGATCAGCAAGGCCGCCATGGTGAACCTGACGCTGCAGCTCGGCCACGAGTTCGCGCCCGGGGTGCGGGTCAATGCGATCGCGCCCGCGGTGGTCAAGACCAAGTTCGCGGCGGCGCTGTACGAGAACCGTGAGGAGGAGGCGGCGGCCGGCTACCCGCTGGGGCGGCTCGGCGTCCCGGAGGACATCGGCGGGGCGGCGGCCTTCCTGCTGTCCGACGCCGCGGGCTGGATCACCGGCCAGACCCTGGTCGTGGACGGCGGGCTGTTCCTGAACGTCGGCGTCTGA
- a CDS encoding ABC transporter ATP-binding protein, which produces MDMEVTAWHALHSTMTAQQGRRRFSRGTLRRITAFARPHRRHLLWFLVLSTVTAMLAVATPLLAGRVVDAIVGRDSASLVLGLSGLIAAIAVAEAGLGLVTRRLSAGIGEGLILDLRTTVYDHVQRMPVAFFTRTRTGALVSRLNNDVIGAQRAFSDTLSGVVSNIVTLLLTLVVMLGLSWQITLIALVLLPVFVLPARRVGRRLADLRREGADHNAAMGTQMTERFSAPGATLVKLMGRPDRESAEFATRARRVRDIGVRSAMVQTYFVTALTLVSALALAVVYGLGGYLALRGRLEPGAIVSLALLLTRLYAPLTALSGAHIEVMSALVSFERVFEVLDLKPLISEKPDARAVPEGPVSVEFDSVRFGYPSADKVSLASLEEVATLDTRGGEEVLHDISFRAEPGQMVALVGSSGAGKSTVAQLLPRLYDTDSGAVRLSGVDVRELTAASLRDVLGMVTQDGHLFHDTIRANLLLARPEATEEELWDALRRARLEDLIAGLPDGLDTVVGERGYRLSGGERQRLTIARLLLAHPRVVILDEATAHLDNTSEAAVQEALTEALDGRTALVIAHRLSTVRAADLILVVEGGRIVERGTHETLLAADGRYAELYRTQFTDSEERRAAAGETPRADSGPDGVPESALVN; this is translated from the coding sequence ATGGATATGGAAGTCACCGCCTGGCATGCGCTGCACAGCACAATGACCGCGCAGCAGGGCAGACGCCGCTTCTCCCGCGGCACCCTGCGCCGCATCACCGCATTCGCCCGGCCGCACCGCCGCCATCTGCTGTGGTTCCTCGTCCTCAGCACGGTGACCGCGATGCTCGCGGTGGCCACCCCGCTGCTGGCCGGCCGGGTGGTGGACGCGATCGTGGGCCGCGACTCGGCCTCCCTGGTCCTCGGACTGTCCGGGCTGATCGCCGCGATCGCGGTCGCCGAAGCGGGTCTGGGGCTGGTGACCCGACGGCTGTCGGCGGGCATCGGCGAGGGGCTGATCCTGGATCTGCGGACGACCGTGTACGACCACGTCCAGCGGATGCCCGTCGCCTTCTTCACCCGTACCCGCACCGGAGCGCTGGTCAGCCGCCTGAACAACGATGTGATCGGCGCCCAGCGGGCCTTCAGCGACACCCTGTCCGGGGTCGTCAGCAATATCGTGACGCTGCTGCTCACCCTCGTGGTGATGCTCGGTCTGTCCTGGCAGATCACCCTGATCGCGCTGGTGCTGCTGCCGGTGTTCGTGCTGCCCGCCCGCCGGGTCGGCCGGCGGCTGGCGGATCTGCGCCGGGAGGGCGCCGACCACAATGCGGCGATGGGCACCCAGATGACGGAGCGGTTCTCCGCGCCCGGCGCCACCCTCGTCAAGCTGATGGGCCGCCCGGACCGGGAGTCCGCCGAATTCGCCACCCGGGCCCGCCGGGTGCGCGATATCGGAGTCCGTTCGGCCATGGTCCAGACGTACTTCGTCACCGCGCTCACCCTGGTCTCCGCCCTGGCACTCGCCGTCGTCTACGGCCTGGGCGGGTACCTCGCGCTGCGCGGACGGCTGGAGCCCGGCGCGATCGTCTCGCTGGCCCTGCTGCTCACCCGGCTCTACGCCCCGCTGACCGCGCTGTCCGGCGCCCATATCGAGGTGATGAGCGCGCTGGTCAGCTTCGAGCGGGTCTTCGAGGTGCTGGACCTCAAGCCGCTGATCTCCGAGAAGCCGGATGCCCGCGCGGTCCCCGAGGGCCCGGTGTCCGTGGAGTTCGACTCCGTCCGCTTCGGCTACCCGTCCGCCGACAAGGTCTCGCTGGCCTCCCTGGAGGAGGTCGCCACCCTCGACACCCGGGGCGGCGAAGAGGTCCTGCACGACATCTCCTTCCGTGCCGAACCCGGCCAGATGGTCGCCCTGGTCGGCTCCTCGGGCGCCGGCAAGTCGACCGTGGCCCAGTTGCTGCCCCGGCTCTACGACACCGACTCCGGCGCGGTCCGGCTGTCCGGCGTGGACGTCCGCGAGCTGACCGCCGCCTCGCTGCGCGACGTCCTGGGGATGGTCACCCAGGACGGGCACCTCTTCCACGACACGATCCGCGCGAACCTGCTGCTGGCCAGGCCGGAGGCGACCGAGGAGGAGCTGTGGGACGCGCTGCGCCGGGCGCGTCTGGAGGACCTGATCGCCGGGCTCCCGGACGGGCTGGACACCGTCGTCGGCGAGCGGGGCTACCGCCTCTCGGGCGGCGAGCGGCAGCGGCTGACCATCGCCCGGCTGCTGCTCGCCCACCCGCGGGTGGTGATCCTGGACGAGGCCACCGCCCATCTGGACAACACCTCCGAGGCGGCGGTGCAGGAAGCGCTCACCGAGGCCCTTGACGGCCGTACCGCACTGGTCATCGCCCACCGGCTGTCGACCGTACGGGCCGCGGATCTGATCCTGGTCGTCGAGGGCGGACGGATCGTCGAGCGCGGCACGCACGAGACGCTGCTGGCCGCGGACGGGCGCTACGCGGAGCTGTACCGGACGCAGTTCACCGACTCGGAGGAGCGGCGGGCGGCCGCCGGGGAGACCCCGCGGGCGGATTCCGGCCCGGACGGCGTGCCGGAATCGGCGCTGGTGAACTGA